The Daucus carota subsp. sativus chromosome 2, DH1 v3.0, whole genome shotgun sequence genome includes a window with the following:
- the LOC108208745 gene encoding uncharacterized protein LOC108208745 — protein sequence MSMSKSSKMLQYINYRMRVTIQDGRQLVGKFMAFDRHMNLVIGDCEEFRKLPPLKGAKKSDEPREDRRTLGLVLLRGEEVISMTVEGPPPPDESRARAAAAANLSGPGVGRAAGRGVPTGPLVQAQPGLAGPVRGIGGPAPGMMQPQISRPPMLNPPMQYSQQAPPPVIRPPGQMFQPGMRGPPPQMPPPQFAQRPGGPPGPYPMPPQPQYGQRPMGPPPQLMRGPPPRPGMVPPPPGGVFGPPRPGMPPPPNPQQQNQQQQ from the coding sequence TCGATGTCGAAGAGTTCTAAGATGCTCCAGTACATCAACTACCGTATGCGAGTCACTATCCAAGACGGTCGTCAACTTGTCGGCAAATTCATGGCCTTCGATCGTCACATGAATCTCGTCATCGGCGATTGCGAAGAGTTCCGGAAGCTTCCGCCTTTGAAAGGTGCGAAAAAGTCGGACGAGCCGCGCGAGGACCGCCGCACTCTCGGCCTCGTTCTCCTCCGCGGCGAGGAGGTGATTTCGATGACTGTTGAGGGTCCGCCGCCGCCTGATGAGTCACGCGCGCGTGCTGCTGCGGCCGCGAATTTGTCGGGACCTGGAGTGGGGAGAGCGGCAGGGAGAGGCGTGCCGACTGGGCCGCTTGTGCAGGCGCAGCCTGGATTGGCTGGACCGGTGAGGGGAATTGGTGGACCGGCGCCTGGGATGATGCAACCGCAGATATCGAGGCCGCCGATGTTGAATCCGCCGATGCAGTACTCGCAACAGGCCCCGCCTCCGGTGATTAGGCCGCCTGGACAGATGTTTCAGCCTGGAATGCGTGGACCGCCGCCTCAGATGCCGCCTCCACAGTTTGCTCAGAGACCTGGTGGACCGCCAGGACCGTATCCTATGCCTCCACAGCCTCAGTATGGACAGAGACCAATGGGACCACCTCCACAGTTGATGAGAGGACCTCCTCCTAGACCTGGAATGGTGCCGCCTCCACCTGGAGGTGTTTTTGGACCGCCGCGACCTGGGATGCCTCCACCTCCTAATcctcaacagcagaatcagcagCAACAGTGA